One Thermodesulfobacteriota bacterium genomic region harbors:
- a CDS encoding aminotransferase class I/II-fold pyridoxal phosphate-dependent enzyme, which produces MSEREFGFDTKCVHAGQNPDPTTGSRGVPIYQTTAYVFDNADHAAALFNLETFGNIYTRIMNPTNGVFEERMAALEGGSAALALSSGQAAQMTSILTILHAGDHLVSSSTLYGGTYTQFDVNLREMGIDVTFVDPDDPENFRKAITDKTRALYGETVSNPRGNVLDIEAVAKIGEDAGIPLIIDNTFATPYLCRPIEHGANIVVNSATKFICGHGTSIGG; this is translated from the coding sequence ATGTCAGAAAGAGAATTTGGATTTGATACTAAATGTGTTCATGCAGGTCAAAACCCTGATCCTACTACTGGGTCTAGAGGTGTGCCGATTTATCAGACTACAGCTTATGTATTTGATAATGCTGACCACGCGGCAGCGCTTTTTAACCTGGAGACTTTTGGAAATATTTATACCAGGATCATGAATCCAACCAACGGAGTATTTGAGGAAAGAATGGCAGCTCTTGAGGGAGGCAGCGCCGCTCTTGCGCTTAGCTCGGGGCAGGCTGCTCAAATGACATCTATTCTTACAATTCTTCATGCTGGCGATCATCTTGTGTCCTCAAGCACATTATACGGAGGAACGTATACCCAGTTTGATGTGAACCTTAGAGAAATGGGCATTGATGTCACTTTTGTAGATCCTGATGATCCGGAGAACTTTAGAAAAGCTATTACTGATAAAACAAGAGCACTATACGGAGAGACTGTAAGTAACCCGCGCGGGAATGTACTTGATATAGAAGCGGTTGCAAAAATTGGTGAGGACGCAGGGATTCCTCTCATTATTGATAACACTTTTGCAACTCCTTATCTTTGCAGACCAATTGAACATGGCGCAAATATAGTTGTAAACTCTGCCACTAAGTTTATTTGCGGCCATGGAACTTCAATCGGAGG